GACTCGCTCACGCAGGGCGGGCAGCAGCCGCTCTCCGAGGTGAAGGAGGAGATCCGCCACCGCATCGCGCAGGACAAGAAGGTGGAGCAGCTCGTGCCGCGCGCCGAGAAGATCGCGCAGCAGGCCGCGTCGTCGTCGCTCGAGCAGGCGGCCGCGGCGAACGGCACGAAGGCCGAGCAGACACCCGTCTTCTCGCGCACGTCGCTCGTGCCGGGGCTCGGCCAGTTCACCCAGGCGATCGGCGCCGCGTTCGCGCTGCCGAAGGGCGCGCTGAGCGGCCCGGTGCCGTCGCGCGACGGCGTCTACGTGCTCCGCATCGACCGCCGCGTCGACGCCGACAAGGGCGCGTGGCAGGCGCAGAAGGCGCAGCAGCGCGACCAGGTGACCAACGCGCTGCGTCAGCAGCGGATTCGCGAGTATCTGGCGGGGCTGCGCGAGTCGGCGAAGATCGTCGACAACCGCAAGGACGTGCAGGCCGCGGCGCGCCGCCAGTCGGCGACCTGACCCCCGGTAGCGCGGCGAATCGAAAAGGCCCCCGCGAAAGCGGGGGCCTTTCTCATGCTACCCGGCGACTGCGGGAGTCAGCCGATGAGTCGCTTCGGCGCCCGGGCCTGGTCTTCCTCGGCCGTCGTCTTCGGCGCGGGCGGGCGGAGCGAGGGGTCCTGATCTGCCGGCGGCACGGAGCGGTTCATCTCGTCGCGGATCGGATCGGTGATCGCGCGCTGCGCGTCGGTCATGTTCCGCTTGAACTCGTTGATGCCTTTCCCGAGGGAACCGGCGACTTCCGGGATGCGCTTCGCCCCGAACAGCAGCAGGACGATGAGCAGGATGATGAGGATCTCGGGAAGGCCCAGGTTGCTGAACATGGCAGACTCCTAGAAGAGCGAGCGGGCGATCAGGTAGGCGATCAGGACGCCCAAGAGGCTGAGCAGCGACACGTCCAGCGCCACCGGGCCGATTCCGAACTTCAATATAATGAGGTCCAGCTGTAGCGGTCCGATCGACGGGGTGACGCCGGTCGTTAAGAATTGCTTAACCCCACCGGCGGGGAGAAAGATGCGCGCTGCCTGGGTGAGCAGGCCGCCCACCACGAACCCTGCCGCCAGCACGATGGCGTGGAAGCCAGGGCGACGCCGAGACGCTCCGCGAGAGGCCATCGTCGTCACCAGCGCCGGTCGAGGACATAGCCGATCGCGTCGAACAGCGCGGTCCGCGCCGCCGACTCGGGGAGTGAGGCGAGCGCCTCCTCGGCCTCGCGCGTGACCTGCTCGCCGCGGCGCCGCGCGTACTCGAGGCCCCCGTGCTCGGTCACGATGCTCACGACATCGGCGACGAGCGCATCGTTCGGCGCGGGCTCGGAGAACAGCTGCTCGACCCGCTGGCGCGGGGCGGCGGGCATGTCGCGCAGCGCCGCGATGAGGGGCAGCGTGACCTTGTGCTCGCGCAGGTCGAGCCCCGTGGGCTTGCCGGTCATCTCCTGCGCCTCGGTGTAGTCGAGCAGGTCGTCGGCGATCTGGAACGCCATGCCGAGCCGCTCGCCGAACGTCGCGAGCGCGGAACGGTGGCTCGCGGCGCCGCAGAGGGCGCCGACCTCGGTCGCGGTGCGGAACAGGGCCGCCGTCTTCGCGCGAATCAGGCGGAAGTAGTCGTCTTCGTCGAAGCGCAGCGCGTCGAACGCGGAGAGCTGTCGCAGCTCACCGATCGTCATCTCCGTCGACGAGCGCGCGAAGACGCGCATGACCTCGAAGTCCCCGACGCGCACCAGCTCGGCCATCGTGCGGGCGTACAGATAGTCGCCCATGATGACCGAGATCTGGTGGCTGTAGAGCGCGT
This DNA window, taken from Gemmatirosa kalamazoonensis, encodes the following:
- a CDS encoding Sec-independent protein translocase subunit TatA/TatB — translated: MFSNLGLPEILIILLIVLLLFGAKRIPEVAGSLGKGINEFKRNMTDAQRAITDPIRDEMNRSVPPADQDPSLRPPAPKTTAEEDQARAPKRLIG
- a CDS encoding DUF4321 domain-containing protein; translation: MASRGASRRRPGFHAIVLAAGFVVGGLLTQAARIFLPAGGVKQFLTTGVTPSIGPLQLDLIILKFGIGPVALDVSLLSLLGVLIAYLIARSLF
- a CDS encoding polyprenyl synthetase family protein, which produces MTLSARSRADVAAALNDIQAPVRDRLGAVSAEIWRIVAADLPLAEEVGAHLMGMKGKMFRPTLLLLASAVDDTPDDVRAIPLAATVEVLHLATLVHDDAVDHSVLRRGMPTVNALYSHQISVIMGDYLYARTMAELVRVGDFEVMRVFARSSTEMTIGELRQLSAFDALRFDEDDYFRLIRAKTAALFRTATEVGALCGAASHRSALATFGERLGMAFQIADDLLDYTEAQEMTGKPTGLDLREHKVTLPLIAALRDMPAAPRQRVEQLFSEPAPNDALVADVVSIVTEHGGLEYARRRGEQVTREAEEALASLPESAARTALFDAIGYVLDRRW